A stretch of the Fusobacterium varium genome encodes the following:
- the hutU gene encoding urocanate hydratase produces the protein MINKDIFNAMTIKLAAQDIPEKVPEMDPKIRRAPKRVVHLEKDEIELALKNALRYIPEEYHEKLAPEFLNELMEHGRIYGYRFRPEGRIYGKPIDEYKGKCIEAKAMQVMIDNNLDFEIALYPYELVTYGETGQVCQNWMQYLLIKKYLENLTQDQTLVVASGHPTGLFRSNPYAPRAIITNALMVGAFDDYDNWARAAAIGVANYGQMTAGGWMYIGPQGIVHGTYSTILNAARLFCGVAKDGDLAGKLFVTSGLGGMSGAQGKATVIAKGVGIVAEVDISRIHTRLEQGWVDKIAWTPEEAFSIAKEKQEAKTPYAIAFHGNIVDLLEYADKNNKHIDLLSDQTSCHAVYDGGYCPVGITFEERTRLLAEDRKTFNKLVDETLKRHYEVIKKLTAKGVYFFDYGNSFLKSIYDIGIKEISKNGRDDKGGFIFPSYVEDILGPELFDYGYGPFRWVCLSGKKEDLLKTDHAALELVDPERRYQDRDNYMWIKDADKNGLVVGTQARIFYQDAMSRTRVALKFNEMVRNGEIGPVMLGRDHHDVSGTDSPFRETSNIKDGSNIMADMATQCFAGNAARGMTMIALHNGGGVGIGKSINGGFGMVLDGSHRVDEILMQAMPWDVMGGVARRAWARNPHSIETVIEYNNNNKGTDHITLPYIADDDLIKKLIAEKIK, from the coding sequence ATGATAAACAAAGACATATTTAATGCAATGACAATAAAGCTGGCAGCTCAAGATATACCAGAAAAAGTGCCTGAAATGGATCCTAAAATAAGAAGGGCACCTAAAAGGGTAGTACATCTGGAAAAAGATGAAATTGAATTAGCACTAAAAAATGCTTTAAGATATATACCAGAAGAATATCATGAAAAACTGGCACCAGAATTTTTAAATGAACTAATGGAGCATGGAAGAATATATGGGTATAGATTCAGACCAGAAGGAAGAATATATGGGAAACCTATTGATGAATATAAAGGGAAGTGTATAGAAGCTAAAGCTATGCAGGTAATGATAGATAATAATCTTGATTTTGAAATAGCCCTTTATCCTTATGAATTAGTTACTTATGGAGAAACAGGACAAGTATGTCAAAATTGGATGCAGTATCTGCTTATAAAAAAATATCTTGAAAATCTTACTCAAGATCAAACATTAGTAGTAGCTTCAGGACATCCTACAGGATTATTCAGATCAAATCCATATGCACCAAGAGCCATAATAACTAATGCACTTATGGTGGGAGCATTTGATGACTACGATAACTGGGCAAGAGCAGCAGCTATCGGAGTAGCTAATTATGGACAAATGACAGCTGGAGGCTGGATGTATATAGGACCACAGGGAATAGTGCATGGAACTTATTCTACAATACTTAATGCAGCAAGACTTTTTTGTGGAGTAGCAAAAGATGGGGATCTTGCAGGAAAGTTATTTGTTACTTCTGGACTGGGAGGAATGAGTGGAGCTCAAGGAAAAGCTACAGTAATTGCTAAAGGGGTAGGAATAGTAGCAGAAGTAGATATTTCAAGAATACACACAAGACTTGAACAGGGATGGGTAGATAAAATAGCTTGGACTCCAGAAGAGGCATTTTCTATTGCAAAAGAGAAACAGGAGGCTAAAACTCCATATGCAATAGCTTTTCATGGAAATATTGTAGATCTTTTAGAATATGCAGATAAAAACAATAAACATATAGATCTTCTTTCAGATCAGACATCATGCCATGCAGTATATGATGGAGGATATTGTCCAGTAGGAATAACTTTTGAAGAAAGAACAAGATTACTGGCAGAAGATAGAAAAACTTTTAATAAACTTGTAGATGAAACATTAAAAAGACATTATGAAGTTATTAAAAAATTAACAGCCAAGGGAGTATATTTCTTTGATTATGGAAATAGTTTTTTAAAATCTATTTATGACATAGGGATTAAAGAAATATCTAAAAATGGAAGAGATGATAAAGGTGGTTTTATATTCCCTTCATATGTAGAAGATATTTTGGGACCAGAATTATTTGACTATGGATATGGACCTTTCAGATGGGTGTGTCTATCTGGCAAAAAAGAAGATTTATTAAAAACTGACCATGCAGCTCTTGAACTTGTTGATCCAGAAAGAAGATATCAGGACAGAGATAATTATATGTGGATAAAAGATGCAGATAAAAATGGACTTGTAGTAGGAACACAGGCAAGAATATTTTATCAGGATGCAATGAGCAGAACAAGAGTAGCTTTGAAATTTAATGAAATGGTAAGAAATGGAGAGATAGGACCAGTAATGCTTGGAAGAGATCATCATGATGTATCTGGAACAGATTCACCATTTAGAGAAACTTCAAACATAAAAGACGGAAGCAACATAATGGCAGATATGGCAACTCAATGTTTTGCTGGTAATGCAGCAAGAGGAATGACTATGATAGCTCTTCACAATGGAGGGGGAGTTGGAATAGGAAAATCTATTAATGGTGGATTTGGAATGGTTCTTGATGGAAGTCACAGAGTTGATGAGATATTGATGCAGGCAATGCCTTGGGATGTAATGGGAGGAGTAGCCAGAAGAGCATGGGCTAGAAATCCTCATTCAATAGAAACAGTTATTGAATATAACAACAATAATAAAGGAACCGATCATATTACACTTCCATATATTGCTGATGATGACTTGATTAAGAAACTTATTGCCGAAAAAATAAAATAA
- the hutH gene encoding histidine ammonia-lyase, giving the protein MRLVIGDRRLTLEDLINVTRKGYKVEISKEAYKRAAAARELVDRYVKEKKVSYGITTGFGKFSDTVISEEETGLLQKNLIMSHSCGVGNPLPVDMAKGIMLLRVVNLSKGHSGVRKIILDTLVDMLNKDVTPFIPEKGSLGASGDLAPLSHMVLVMLGMGKAYVNGELMNGAEAMKKAGVSILGELSSKEGLALINGTQVMTSIGAHITYDAINLMKHLDIAGALTMEALNGITCAFDSRVHEVRGHQGQIKTAENFRNILTESKCTTRQGEMRTQDPYTLRCIPQIHGASKDALEFVREKVEIEMDAVTDNPIIFCDTDDVISGGNFHGQPMALPFDFLGIAISEMANVSERRIERLVNPSLNCGLPAFLVENGGVNSGFMIVQYSAASLVSENKVLAHPASVDSIPSSANQEDHVSMGTIAARKAGEILKNARKVIAMEILSACQGIDLKKVSKNLGLGTEKAYTAVREIVSYYDKDRVMNIDINAVETLIEKNSIVENVEKVIGELKI; this is encoded by the coding sequence ATGAGATTGGTAATAGGAGACAGAAGACTTACATTAGAAGATCTGATTAATGTTACAAGAAAAGGATATAAGGTAGAAATCTCAAAAGAAGCATATAAAAGAGCAGCAGCAGCTAGAGAGCTTGTAGATAGATATGTAAAAGAGAAGAAAGTATCTTATGGAATTACAACAGGATTTGGAAAATTTTCAGATACAGTTATTTCAGAAGAAGAAACAGGACTGCTTCAAAAAAATCTTATAATGAGTCACTCATGTGGAGTGGGAAATCCGCTTCCAGTAGATATGGCAAAGGGAATAATGCTTCTTAGAGTAGTAAATTTATCCAAAGGACATTCAGGAGTAAGAAAAATAATTTTAGATACATTGGTAGATATGCTTAATAAAGATGTAACACCATTCATTCCAGAAAAAGGATCATTGGGAGCATCAGGAGATTTAGCTCCTCTATCACATATGGTATTGGTAATGTTGGGAATGGGAAAAGCTTATGTAAATGGAGAACTTATGAATGGAGCAGAGGCTATGAAAAAAGCTGGAGTATCTATTCTTGGTGAACTTTCTTCTAAAGAAGGATTAGCACTTATTAATGGAACGCAAGTAATGACATCAATTGGGGCCCATATAACATATGATGCAATTAATCTCATGAAACATCTGGATATTGCAGGAGCTCTTACAATGGAAGCTTTAAATGGAATAACTTGTGCATTTGATTCTAGAGTCCATGAAGTAAGAGGACACCAAGGTCAGATAAAAACAGCTGAAAATTTTAGAAATATTCTTACAGAAAGTAAATGTACAACAAGACAGGGAGAAATGAGAACACAAGATCCATATACACTGAGATGTATTCCTCAAATACATGGAGCAAGTAAGGATGCACTTGAATTTGTAAGAGAAAAAGTTGAAATAGAGATGGATGCAGTAACCGATAATCCAATAATATTCTGTGATACAGATGATGTTATTTCAGGAGGAAATTTTCATGGACAGCCTATGGCACTTCCATTTGATTTTTTAGGAATAGCAATATCAGAAATGGCAAATGTTTCTGAAAGAAGAATAGAAAGACTTGTAAATCCAAGTTTAAATTGTGGACTTCCAGCATTTTTAGTTGAAAATGGAGGTGTTAATTCTGGATTTATGATAGTCCAATATAGTGCGGCCTCTCTTGTATCAGAAAATAAAGTTTTAGCTCATCCAGCTTCAGTGGATTCTATACCATCTTCAGCAAATCAGGAAGACCATGTATCTATGGGAACTATAGCAGCCAGAAAAGCAGGAGAGATATTAAAAAATGCAAGAAAAGTAATAGCTATGGAAATTCTGTCGGCTTGTCAGGGAATAGATCTTAAAAAAGTAAGTAAAAATCTTGGACTTGGAACTGAAAAAGCATATACAGCAGTAAGAGAAATAGTATCATATTATGATAAAGACAGAGTTATGAATATTGATATCAATGCTGTAGAAACGTTAATAGAAAAAAACAGTATAGTTGAAAATGTAGAAAAAGTTATTGGAGAATTAAAAATATAG
- a CDS encoding sodium:proton antiporter, with product MLLNPVILSVLTMIILCLLKLNVIFSMLIAALIAGITSGIGLPETMKILISGMGGNSETALSYLLLGTLAVAINSTGVASIISKKIAGIVSGRKKVLLLLIAGLACFSQNLIPVHIAFIPILIPPLLKLMNKLKLDRRAMACSLTFGLKTPYVVLPVGFGLIFHTIVKDQISANGYNVELGEIWRSTWILGLAMVIGLLTAIFITYRKDREYQDLPLKGMEEVDSEKMEKKHWITLIAALTAFGIQLYSGSLPLGALAALGIMIIFKVVKWNELDSVLNDGLLIMGLIAFIMLVAAGYGRVIRETGAIETLVTGVVGICGGNKVIASLAMLTVGLFITMGIGTSFGTVPILATIYVPLTIEMGYSPAAMIVLITAASIIGDAGSPASDSTLGPTSGLNADGQHEHIRNTCMATFLHFCIPLFIAGFIGSLIF from the coding sequence ATGCTGCTTAATCCAGTAATATTATCAGTTTTAACTATGATAATTCTTTGTTTGCTTAAATTAAATGTAATTTTTTCTATGCTCATAGCAGCTTTGATAGCAGGAATAACTTCTGGGATAGGACTGCCTGAAACTATGAAGATATTGATAAGTGGTATGGGAGGAAATTCTGAAACTGCACTCAGCTATCTCTTGCTTGGAACATTGGCAGTAGCTATAAATAGTACAGGGGTGGCTAGTATAATATCTAAAAAAATAGCAGGTATAGTAAGTGGAAGAAAAAAGGTACTACTTTTATTAATAGCAGGATTGGCTTGTTTTTCACAAAATCTTATACCAGTTCATATAGCATTTATTCCTATATTAATTCCACCTTTATTAAAATTAATGAACAAATTAAAATTAGACAGAAGGGCAATGGCATGTTCATTGACATTTGGATTAAAAACTCCATATGTTGTTTTACCAGTAGGATTTGGACTGATATTTCATACAATAGTAAAAGATCAGATATCGGCCAATGGCTATAATGTAGAACTTGGAGAAATCTGGAGATCTACATGGATACTGGGATTAGCTATGGTTATAGGATTACTCACAGCAATATTTATCACTTACAGAAAAGATAGAGAATATCAAGATCTTCCTTTAAAGGGAATGGAAGAAGTAGACAGTGAAAAGATGGAAAAGAAACATTGGATAACATTGATTGCAGCACTAACAGCTTTTGGGATACAGTTATATAGCGGTTCTCTTCCATTAGGAGCTTTAGCTGCTCTTGGTATAATGATAATTTTTAAAGTAGTAAAATGGAATGAATTAGATAGTGTTTTAAATGATGGGTTGCTTATAATGGGGTTGATAGCATTTATCATGCTTGTAGCAGCAGGGTATGGGAGAGTAATCAGAGAAACTGGAGCTATAGAAACTCTTGTTACAGGAGTAGTTGGAATATGTGGTGGAAATAAAGTAATTGCTTCCTTAGCAATGCTTACAGTAGGTCTTTTTATTACAATGGGTATTGGGACATCTTTTGGAACTGTACCTATACTTGCAACAATCTATGTTCCTCTTACAATAGAAATGGGATATTCCCCAGCCGCCATGATAGTTTTAATTACAGCAGCTTCCATCATAGGGGATGCAGGATCACCAGCTTCAGATTCAACACTGGGACCAACATCAGGATTAAATGCAGATGGGCAGCATGAACATATAAGAAATACCTGTATGGCAACATTTTTACATTTCTGTATACCATTATTTATAGCAGGATTTATAGGAAGTTTAATATTTTAA